One segment of Panicum virgatum strain AP13 chromosome 1K, P.virgatum_v5, whole genome shotgun sequence DNA contains the following:
- the LOC120699562 gene encoding uncharacterized protein LOC120699562: MLLLHCSPRVHLHRLSPTRCRPLPSPFSLPGRCLRRSTAIRAEPEAPPPPSSAAEPEPPDAGAVDVEGEGPVELRAPTLFATDDNPTPLQTATSLLLTGAISIFLFRSLRRRARRAKELRVRSSGVKKPNNLTEEALEGLRMVSASPIETDKPPSPIQALLGGIAAGVIALILYKFSTTVEAALNRQTISDSFSVRQITITIRTIITGLCYLATSVFGINAVGLILYSLQLTFQSIMDDDSSSSSTGKISEQSNTMTSSDSSTSNRESASSDLQQISDKSKNSAE; encoded by the exons ATGCTGCTGCTCCACTGCTCCCCGCGCGTCcatctccaccgcctctccccaactcgctgccgccccctcccctctcccttctctcttccCGGCCGTTGCctccgccgctccaccgccatCCGCGCCGAGcctgaagcgccgccgccgccttcctccgcGGCGGAGCCAGAACCCCCAGACGCCGGCGCCGTTGACGTCGAAGGCGAGGGCCCCGTGGAGCTCCGCGCCCCGACGCTCTTCGCCACCGACGACAATCCCACCCCGCTCCAGACCGCCACCAGCCTCCTCCTCACCGGCGCCATCTCCATCTTCCTCTtccgctccctccgccgccgcgcccggcgcGCCAAGGAGCTG AGGGTGCGGTCGAGCGGGGTGAAGAAGCCCAACAATCTCACCGAGGAGGCCCTGGAGGGGCTCAGGATGGTGAGCGCCTCGCCGATCGAGACCGACAAGCCGCCGTCGCCCATACAGGCTCTGCTTGGCGGAATAGCGGCGGGGGTCATCGCGCTCATCCTCTACAAGTTCAGCACCACCGTAGAGGCCGCACTCAATCGGCAGACCATTTCTGACAGCTTCTCG gtTCGTCAGATAACAATCACAATAAG AACAATTATCACGGGGCTGTGCTACCTAGCAACTTCTGTCTTTGGAATCAATGCAGTGGGGTTAATTTTGTATTCCCTCCAACTCACTTTTCAATCTATCATGGACGATGACTCAAGCAGCTCCTCCACAGGGAAGATTAGCGAACAATCAAACACAATGACATCATCCGATAGCTCCACAAGTAACAGGGAATCAGCCAGTAGTGACTTGCAGCAGATATCTGACAAGAGTAAAAACTCAGCAGAGTAG
- the LOC120653863 gene encoding uncharacterized protein LOC120653863, with protein sequence MAGNNDDTRDLFSQSGILHRPSAMDDFGQASSAYAGVQDPGRVLGGLDLNSQVESYPDLERYQRILQPEEDFGHGLPPIRPGSRSSGIRGRLPQGGSGGASRSKSASSGAGSSRLMRGFIPPGSALGGAGHGRAGGGGIGDPMAYNAHVFGGGGCGFSMPPGAPSSGRGGIRDPMAYGGGIGDPMSYGAGRGFSMPPGASSFGGGGRGRASSSATPVEDVDTMMTSKTKMRMRLMESTFDKANWIEENIFTLCDIACEEARDGNCPNGVWTTRGYLNLKTKFFQRARLRHSSKQIKNKMNQLKKWYVDWVWLGTKTRKGVAENGDYVAPASWWAKRIKENKNAKKFQFGNPEYLDMLIELYQGVAVDGSTAYFPGDEEDEGLVQPAGDEDAAGEGFVQPPGGCFSGDEGFVQLPGGRFSGDDGFENSPMSTSSRKRGTSSCDNSTATSPCKKSKSPVVKLMRGLLTSFQSDCEKSTQLITELVNRKGKSREKSQNIFVEELTRCQQLAIECGAPEESVEYFCATQLFAKPHNRIMFMNMKSKEARLVWLKRWCQQKNMM encoded by the exons atggccggcaacAACGACGACACGAGGGATCTCTTCTCCCAGTCGGGCATCCTTCACCGCCCGTCCGCCATGGATGACTTCGGCCAGGCTTCGTCAGCATACGCCGGCGTTCAAGATCCAGGGAGGGTTCTAGGCGGCCTCGATCTGAACTCGCAGGTCGAGAGCTACCCCGATTTGGAGAGGTACCAACGAATCCTCCAACCTGAAGAAGATTTCGGTCACGGGCTACCCCCTATTCGCCCAGGCAGCAGATCCAGTGGTATTCGCGGAAGATTACCACAAGGAGGAAGCGGAGGAGCAAGCCGCAGCAAGTCTGCGAGCTCTGGCGCGGGATCCAGCCGTCTGATGCGGGGTTTCATCCCCCCGGGCTCTGCTCTCGGCGGTGCAGGCCATGGGCGCGCCGGAGGAGGTGGCATTGGGGACCCCATGGCATACAACGCTCATGTGTTCGGTGGTGGCGGCTGTGGCTTCTCCATGCCACCTGGCGCTCCAAGCTCTGGACGAGGTGGCATTAGGGACCCCATGGCGTATGGCGGTGGCATTGGGGACCCCATGTCGTACGGCGCTGGCCGTGGCTTCTCCATGCCACCGGGCGCTTCGAGCTTCGGAGGAGGTGGCCGCGGCCGAGCTTCGTCATCTGCAACCCCTGTAGAGGACGTTGACACGATGATGACATCGAAGACGAAGATGAGAATGCGCCTGATGGAAAG TACATTTGACAAGGCTAATTGGATAGaagaaaatatttttacatTATGTGACATAGCTTGTGAAGAAGCTAGGGATGGAAATTGTCCCAATGGAGTTTGGACAACTAGAGGATATCTGAATTTGAAGACCAAATTTTTTCAGAGGGCGCGACTGAGACACTCATCCaaacaaattaaaaacaaaATGAATCAATTGAAGAAATGGTATGTTGATTGGGTGTGGCTGGGCACCAAGACTAGAAAAGGGGTAGCAGAAAATGGTGATTATGTTGCACCAGCTTCGTGGTGGGCAAAGAGAATCAAG GAAAACAAAAATGCCAAGAAATTTCAGTTTGGCAATCCTGAGTACTTGGATATGCTTATAGAGTTGTACCAAGGTGTGGCAGTAGATGGATCCACTGCATACTTCCCTggagatgaagaagatgagggaCTTGTGCAGCCAGCTGGTGATGAGGATGCAGCCGGTGAGGGATTTGTGCAGCCACCTGGTGGATGCTTTTCTGGTGATGAGGGGTTTGTGCAGCTACCTGGTGGACGCTTTTCTGGTGATGATGGATTTGAGAACAGCCCCATGAGCACCAGCAGCCGCAAAAGGGGGACTAGTTCTTGTGACAATTCAACCGCCACTAGTCCTTGCAAGAAAAGCAAGAGCCCAGTGGTCAAGCTCATGAGGGGTCTACTGACTTCTTTCCAGTCTGATTGTGAAAAGTCTACTCAACTCATAACTGAATTAGTAAACAGAAAAGGCAAGTCAAGAGAGAAGAGTCAAAACATCTTTGTTGAGGAGTTGACTCGGTGCCAGCAGTTGGCAATAGAGTGTGGGGCACCAGAAGAGTCTGTTGAGTACTTTTGCGCAACACAATTGTTTGCTAAGCCCCACAATAGGATCATGTTTATGAACATGAAATCTAAAGAGGCCAGGCTAGTGTGGTTGAAGAGGTGGTGCCAGCAAAAGAATATGATGTAG
- the LOC120651785 gene encoding transcription initiation factor TFIID subunit 4-like, with product MSWHQYYSNSTYGRNVHSYDPYFDDDGGDVKPAVVEHWRRDQAAYGFPGAVDEDVKPAKQPRAPAGGGAGGRRVHDGGDGTVPSWPAAEQFRSTLRTQESLAGLRARYGVPEGFGLLPAGASQAACDPPPPPRRARGGAAASAVPICVYEQAFAAGMRLPLHPFVAGALAHYGIAPSQLAPNGWRVLVAFAVLCHFRGAGAPSLPVFRHFFALAPLPKAKGWYSFRGRESVPALFTGLPNSTKTWKEEFLLVSPPPGAPWRCPVRWGEPSKEATSDPALTEAEAAVARRLAQGHGVVGLKTYLSESNLVAAKISRVPACSGTEASRVQPSPPAKKKKAAATASVAAAGGGGPSGEALRSELQAKERALAQAKGKISKLEEELGKAKARELAEARQALAYERQLGTQVIKAEVGKGAGAGKRRRGAQ from the exons ATGTCGTGGCACCAGTACTACTCCAACTCCACCTACGGCCGCAACGTGCACTCCTACGACCCCTActtcgacgacgacggcggcgacgtcaAGCCGGCCGTGGTGGAGCACTGGCGCCGCGACCAGGCGGCCTACGGCTTTCCCGGcgcggtggacgaggacgtCAAGCCGGCGAAGCAGCCCCGGGCtccggcgggaggaggagcagggggtCGCCGCGTCCACGACGGAGGCGACGGGACCGTGCCCTCCtggcccgcggcggagcagtTCCGCTCCACGCTGCGCACGCAGGAGTccctcgccggcctccgcgccAGGTACGGCGTCCCCGAGGGGTTCGGCCTGCTCCCCGCGGGCGCCTCCCAGGCCGCgtgcgacccgccgccgccgccgcgcagggcccgcggcggggcggccgcgtCGGCGGTGCCGATCTGCGTGTACGAGCAGGCGTTCGCGGCGGGGATGCGCCTGCCGCTGCACCCGTtcgtcgccggcgccctcgCGCACTACGGCATCGCGCCGTCGCAGCTGGCGCCCAACGGCTGGCGCGTCCTCGTCGCATTCGCCGTGCTCTGCCACTTCCGCGGCGCGGGGGCGCCGTCGCTGCCcgtcttccgccacttcttcgccCTGGCGCCGCTGCCCAAGGCCAAGGGCTGGTACTCCTTCCGCGGCAGGGAGAGCGTGCCCGCGCTCTTCACGGGTCTCCCCAACTCCACCAAGACGTGGAAGGAGGAGTTCCTGCtcgtgtcgccgccgcccggcgcgcCGTGGCGCTGCCCCGTGCGCTGGGGCGAACCGTCCAAAGAGGCCACCAGCGACCCGGCGCTcaccgaggcggaggcggccgtggcgcgccgCCTGGCGCAGGGCCACGGCGTCGTCGGCCTCAAGACGTACCTGTCCGAGAGCAACCTCGTCGCCGCCAAGATAAGCCGCGTGCCAGCGTGCTCTG GGACGGAGGCTTCCCGTGTCCAGCCATCGCCCCcggccaagaagaagaaagcgGCTGCGACGGcgtctgttgctgctgctggtggtggtggacctAGCGGAGAGGCTCTTCGTTCAGAGCTTCAGGCGAAGGAGAGGGCACTCGCGCAGGCCAAGGGCAAGATCAGtaagctggaggaggagctgggcaAGGCGAAGGCGAGGGAACTCGCCGAGGCACGGCAGGCGTTGGCCTACGAGCGGCAGCTAGGGACGCAGGTGATCAAAGCTGAAGTTGGCAAGGGTGCCGGGGCAGGCAAGCGTCGCCGTGGCGCCCAATGA